A region from the Ciconia boyciana chromosome 1, ASM3463844v1, whole genome shotgun sequence genome encodes:
- the EIF3D gene encoding eukaryotic translation initiation factor 3 subunit D isoform X1: MAKFVTPVIQDNPSGWGPCAVPEQFRDMPYQPFSKGDRLGKVADWTGATYQDKRYTNKYSSQFGGGSQYAYFHEEDETSFQLVDTARTQKTAYQRNRMRFAQRNLRRDKDRRNMLQFSMQTLPKSAKQKERDRLRLQKKFQKQFGVRQKWDQKSQQKPRDSSVEVRSDWEVKEEMDFPRLMKMRYLEVSEPQDIECCGALEYYDKAFDRITTRNEKLLRSIKRIFHTVTTTDDPVIRKLAKTQGNVFATDAILATLMSCTRSVYSWDIIVQRVGSKLFFDKRDNSDFDLLTVSETANEPPQEEGNSFNSPRNLAMEATYINHNFSQQCLRMGKEKYKFPNPNPFVEDDMDKNEVASVAYRYRRWKLGDDIDLIVRCEHDGVMTGANGEVSFINIKTLNEWDSRYCNGVDWRQKLDSQRGAVIATELKNNSYKLARWTCCALLAGSEYLKLGYVSRYHVKDSARHVILGTQQFKPNEFASQINLSIENAWGILRCVIDICMKLDEGKYLILKDPNKQVIRIYSLPDGTFSSDEDEEDEEEEEEEEEEES; encoded by the exons atggcGAAGTTTGTGACGCCCGTGATCCAGGACAACCCCTCCGGCTGGGGCCCCTGCGCCGTGCCCGAGCAGTTCCGGGACATGCCCTACCAGCCCTTCAGCAAAGGAGACCGCCTGGGAAAG GTGGCCGATTGGACAGGAGCCACGTATCAGGATAAAAGATATACAA acaAGTACTCATCGCAGTTTGGTGGTGGAAGTCAATATGCGTATTTCCATGAGGAGGATGAGACTAGCTTCCAGCTGGTGGATACAGCACGAACGCAGAAAACGGCATACCAGAGGAATCGTATGCGATTTGCACAG aGGAACCTTCGGAGAGACAAGGACCGTCGGAACATGCTGCAGTTCAGCATGCAGACGCTGCCAAAGAGTGCCAAGCAGAAGGAGAG AGATCGTTTGCGCCtacaaaagaaatttcagaagcaGTTTGGAGTGAGGCAGAAATGGGACCAAAAATCACAG CAGAAGCCTCGTGACTCCTCTGTTGAAGTTCGCAGTGATTGGGAGGTGAAAGAAGAGATGGATTTCCCTCGGCTGATGAAGATGCGCTACCTAGAGGTGTCGGAGCCACAAGACAT AGAGTGCTGTGGAGCCCTAGAATACTATGACAAAGCCTTTGACCGCATTACAACGAGGAATGAGAAGCTACTGAGGAGCATTAAGCGCATCTTCCATACCGTCACTACTACTGATGATCCAGTTATCCGAAAG CTGGCAAAGACCCAAGGGAATGTATTTGCCACAGATGCCATCCTGGCCACACTGATGAGCTGCACTCGCTCTGTCTATTCCTGGGACATCATTGTCCAGAGAGTTGGATCCAAGCTTTTCTTTGACAAGAGGGACAACTCCGATTTTG ACCTCCTGACAGTGAGTGAAACAGCCAATGAACCACCACAGGAAGAGGGCAACTCCTTTAATTCTCCACGCAACCTTGCCATGGAAGCAACCTACATCAATCATAACTTCTCGCAGCAGTGTCTGAGGATG ggaaaggaaaaatacaagtttCCCAACCCAAATCCCTTTGTGGAGGATGACATGGATAAAAACGAAGTAGCCTCTGTTGCATACAG ATACCGAAGGTGGAAGCTGGGAGATGATATAGATCTCATTGTCCGCTGTGAACACGATGGCGTGATGACAGGAGCAAATGGAGAAGTGTCTTTCATCAACATCAAAACACTGAACGAGTGGGATTCCAGG TATTGCAATGGAGTAGACTGGCGCCAGAAGCTCGACTCTCAGAGAGGAGCTGTGATTGCcacagagctgaaaaacaacagcTACAAATTAGCCCGTTGGACGTGTTGTGCACTGCTGGCTGGATCAGAATATCTTAAACTTGG GTACGTATCCCGTTACCACGTGAAGGACTCTGCCCGGCACGTGATCCTGGGCACGCAGCAGTTCAAGCCAAATGAGTTTGCCAGCCAGATTAACCTGAGCATAGAGAACGCCTGGGGCATCCTGCGATGCGTCATCGACATCTGCATGAAGCTGGATGAGGGGAAGTACCTCATCCTCAAAGACCCCAACAAGCAGGTGATCCGGATCTACAGCTTGCCTGATGGCACCTTCAGCTCtgatgaagatgaggaggatgaggaggaagaagaggaagaagaag agGAAGAGAGCTGA
- the EIF3D gene encoding eukaryotic translation initiation factor 3 subunit D isoform X2 yields MAKFVTPVIQDNPSGWGPCAVPEQFRDMPYQPFSKGDRLGKVADWTGATYQDKRYTNKYSSQFGGGSQYAYFHEEDETSFQLVDTARTQKTAYQRNRMRFAQRNLRRDKDRRNMLQFSMQTLPKSAKQKERDRLRLQKKFQKQFGVRQKWDQKSQKPRDSSVEVRSDWEVKEEMDFPRLMKMRYLEVSEPQDIECCGALEYYDKAFDRITTRNEKLLRSIKRIFHTVTTTDDPVIRKLAKTQGNVFATDAILATLMSCTRSVYSWDIIVQRVGSKLFFDKRDNSDFDLLTVSETANEPPQEEGNSFNSPRNLAMEATYINHNFSQQCLRMGKEKYKFPNPNPFVEDDMDKNEVASVAYRYRRWKLGDDIDLIVRCEHDGVMTGANGEVSFINIKTLNEWDSRYCNGVDWRQKLDSQRGAVIATELKNNSYKLARWTCCALLAGSEYLKLGYVSRYHVKDSARHVILGTQQFKPNEFASQINLSIENAWGILRCVIDICMKLDEGKYLILKDPNKQVIRIYSLPDGTFSSDEDEEDEEEEEEEEEEES; encoded by the exons atggcGAAGTTTGTGACGCCCGTGATCCAGGACAACCCCTCCGGCTGGGGCCCCTGCGCCGTGCCCGAGCAGTTCCGGGACATGCCCTACCAGCCCTTCAGCAAAGGAGACCGCCTGGGAAAG GTGGCCGATTGGACAGGAGCCACGTATCAGGATAAAAGATATACAA acaAGTACTCATCGCAGTTTGGTGGTGGAAGTCAATATGCGTATTTCCATGAGGAGGATGAGACTAGCTTCCAGCTGGTGGATACAGCACGAACGCAGAAAACGGCATACCAGAGGAATCGTATGCGATTTGCACAG aGGAACCTTCGGAGAGACAAGGACCGTCGGAACATGCTGCAGTTCAGCATGCAGACGCTGCCAAAGAGTGCCAAGCAGAAGGAGAG AGATCGTTTGCGCCtacaaaagaaatttcagaagcaGTTTGGAGTGAGGCAGAAATGGGACCAAAAATCACAG AAGCCTCGTGACTCCTCTGTTGAAGTTCGCAGTGATTGGGAGGTGAAAGAAGAGATGGATTTCCCTCGGCTGATGAAGATGCGCTACCTAGAGGTGTCGGAGCCACAAGACAT AGAGTGCTGTGGAGCCCTAGAATACTATGACAAAGCCTTTGACCGCATTACAACGAGGAATGAGAAGCTACTGAGGAGCATTAAGCGCATCTTCCATACCGTCACTACTACTGATGATCCAGTTATCCGAAAG CTGGCAAAGACCCAAGGGAATGTATTTGCCACAGATGCCATCCTGGCCACACTGATGAGCTGCACTCGCTCTGTCTATTCCTGGGACATCATTGTCCAGAGAGTTGGATCCAAGCTTTTCTTTGACAAGAGGGACAACTCCGATTTTG ACCTCCTGACAGTGAGTGAAACAGCCAATGAACCACCACAGGAAGAGGGCAACTCCTTTAATTCTCCACGCAACCTTGCCATGGAAGCAACCTACATCAATCATAACTTCTCGCAGCAGTGTCTGAGGATG ggaaaggaaaaatacaagtttCCCAACCCAAATCCCTTTGTGGAGGATGACATGGATAAAAACGAAGTAGCCTCTGTTGCATACAG ATACCGAAGGTGGAAGCTGGGAGATGATATAGATCTCATTGTCCGCTGTGAACACGATGGCGTGATGACAGGAGCAAATGGAGAAGTGTCTTTCATCAACATCAAAACACTGAACGAGTGGGATTCCAGG TATTGCAATGGAGTAGACTGGCGCCAGAAGCTCGACTCTCAGAGAGGAGCTGTGATTGCcacagagctgaaaaacaacagcTACAAATTAGCCCGTTGGACGTGTTGTGCACTGCTGGCTGGATCAGAATATCTTAAACTTGG GTACGTATCCCGTTACCACGTGAAGGACTCTGCCCGGCACGTGATCCTGGGCACGCAGCAGTTCAAGCCAAATGAGTTTGCCAGCCAGATTAACCTGAGCATAGAGAACGCCTGGGGCATCCTGCGATGCGTCATCGACATCTGCATGAAGCTGGATGAGGGGAAGTACCTCATCCTCAAAGACCCCAACAAGCAGGTGATCCGGATCTACAGCTTGCCTGATGGCACCTTCAGCTCtgatgaagatgaggaggatgaggaggaagaagaggaagaagaag agGAAGAGAGCTGA